The Benincasa hispida cultivar B227 chromosome 11, ASM972705v1, whole genome shotgun sequence genome has a segment encoding these proteins:
- the LOC120089940 gene encoding uncharacterized protein LOC120089940, with amino-acid sequence MDSDGVKSESAPAMSTCLTIKIAPTSGSKPPGISPSDSALPELKSSIESSPYNSPSLLSPPSSAFVSALQSPYISPRAVVPKPEEKPVPAENTAALTCHSPLVSQSEDIPSSSYTPPSDQYEYSDDPSDSKVQFVACVPVPDSAPPRISFSFPVPRTSFAKCGGPLSPVSTSKLRSCDVYIGFHGQANGLIRFCKWLKSELELQGIACFIADRSKYSDNQSHEIADRVISSVTFGVVVLTSSSFHNHFTLEEVRFFTQKKNLIPFFFDMESSEISSFLNYVSMDKEYKETVQVLMKFHEYKLEANEGNWRSCIAKAAGILRAKLGRMSTENDVERYEELPFPRNRCFLGREKEIMEMETTLFGSRSYHKQDGTVSTPIIEGNSSQQSEGLADEESEPVSVRGSRYINLEIGRSDNPTLETWIEPVKGRNSFKRSKNKEMVKSGNYKSMNSGIVCINGVPGIGKTELALEFAYRYSQRYKMVLWVGGEARYFRQNILNISLNLGLDISADAEKDRGRFRSFEEQELEAFKRVKRELFGDMPYLLIIDNLEAEEDWWEGKDLNDLLPRNTGGSHVIITTRLSKVMSFRMINIHPLPLADAMVLMRGRRKKEYPADELEYLKKFDDRLGRLTYGLWVIGSLLCELAIAPSSLFEAIEQVPIDECSPCAYISINEEHYCKSNPFLMKIIYFSFSLLEQTNGPLASGIFLVGAWLAPAPVSVSVLATAAKDMAVSRKGFKNWSKYLSFMFGCCSSCLASQAWKSEEESALLLIKFGLARKANKQSGSWIQFHPITQVFAKRKEGLSAAKSIVQGIRKSSSNTMANLDHLWASAFLVFGFKSEPPFVQLKAVDMVLYIKKAALPLAIRAFTTFSRCNSALELLKVCTNALEEVEKSFVSQIQDWCEGSLCWKKKFQGYQRVDEYVWQDVTLLKATLLETRAKLLLRGGHFDSAEELCRTCISIRTVMLGHNHAQTLAAQETLAKIVRLRSKI; translated from the coding sequence ATGGATTCTGATGGAGTCAAATCAGAATCTGCTCCGGCTATGTCCACCTGCCTCACCATTAAAATAGCTCCAACTTCCGGCAGTAAACCGCCGGGGATTTCCCCTTCCGATTCGGCATTGCCGGAGCTTAAAAGCTCCATCGAATCTTCCCCTTATAACTCCCCTTCCCTTTTATCGCCGCCGTCGTCGGCGTTTGTTTCGGCTCTTCAGTCGCCGTACATTTCGCCGAGGGCGGTGGTCCCTAAACCAGAAGAGAAGCCTGTTCCGGCGGAGAACACAGCGGCGCTGACTTGTCACTCGCCGCTGGTTTCCCAATCTGAGGATATTCCGAGTAGTTCCTACACTCCTCCCTCTGACCAGTATGAATATTCCGATGACCCTTCTGATTCTAAGGTTCAGTTTGTCGCCTGCGTTCCGGTCCCCGACTCCGCTCCGCCGCGCATTTCATTCTCCTTCCCCGTCCCTCGAACCTCCTTCGCCAAATGCGGTGGCCCCCTCTCCCCTGTTTCCACCTCTAAACTCAGAAGCTGTGATGTGTACATTGGCTTCCATGGCCAAGCTAATGGCCTGATTCGCTTCTGTAAGTGGCTCAAATCAGAACTTGAACTTCAAGGAATTGCTTGCTTCATTGCTGATCGGTCCAAGTACTCCGATAACCAGAGCCACGAGATCGCTGACCGTGTTATCAGCTCTGTAACATTCGGAGTCGTCGTTCTCACGAGCTCTAGCTTCCATAACCATTTCACCTTGGAGGAAGTGAGATTCTTTACACAGAAGAAGAACTTGATTCCATTCTTTTTCGACATGGAATCGTCGGAGATCTCAAGCTTTCTCAACTATGTTTCCATGGATAAAGAGTACAAAGAGACAGTGCAGGTATTGATGAAGTTCCATGAATACAAGTTGGAAGCCAATGAAGGTAACTGGAGAAGCTGTATTGCTAAAGCAGCTGGGATTTTGAGAGCAAAGCTTGGGAGGATGAGTACTGAAAATGATGTTGAAAGATATGAGGAGCTTCCATTTCCAAGAAACAGGTGCTTTTTGGGGAGGGAAAAGGAGATTATGGAAATGGAAACTACTCTGTTTGGTAGTCGAAGCTATCATAAGCAAGATGGCACGGTTTCTACTCCAATCATTGAAGGCAATTCCAGCCAGCAATCAGAAGGCTTAGCAGATGAAGAAAGTGAGCCAGTTAGTGTGAGGGGAAGTAGGTACATCAATTTGGAGATAGGGAGGTCTGATAATCCAACTTTAGAGACTTGGATTGAACCAGTTAAAGGAAGAAATTCATTCAAGAGATCAAAGAATAAGGAAATGGTCAAGAGTGGGAATTACAAGAGTATGAACAGCGGCATAGTGTGCATCAATGGGGTCCCTGGAATTGGAAAGACAGAGCTTGCTCTGGAATTTGCTTATAGATACTCTCAAAGATACAAGATGGTTTTATGGGTCGGTGGTGAAGCTCGATACTTTCGACAAAACATATTGAATATATCTTTGAACTTGGGATTAGACATAAGTGCTGATGCTGAAAAGGATAGAGGAAGGTTTCGGAGTTTTGAGGAGCAAGAGCTAGAGGCATTCAAAAGAGTCAAGAGGGAGCTGTTTGGAGACATGCCATATTTGTTAATCATTGATAATCTTGAGGCAGAAGAGGACTGGTGGGAAGGGAAAGATTTAAACGATTTGTTGCCGAGGAACACCGGGGGATCTCATGTGATCATCACGACGAGACTCTCTAAGGTGATGAGTTTTCGTATGATTAACATTCATCCATTGCCCTTGGCTGATGCAATGGTTTTGatgagaggaagaaggaagaaagaataCCCTGCAGATGAATTGGAATATCTAAAGAAGTTCGATGACAGACTTGGGAGGTTGACATATGGTCTTTGGGTGATTGGATCGCTGCTTTGCGAGCTTGCAATCGCCCCATCTTCTCTTTTTGAAGCTATCGAACAAGTACCGATCGATGAATGTTCTCCCTGTGCTTATATAAGCATAAATGAAGAGCACTACTGCAAAAGCAATCCCTTCCTGATGAAGAtcatttacttttctttttctttattggaGCAAACTAATGGACCATTAGCATCCGGAATATTTCTGGTTGGCGCCTGGCTCGCCCCAGCACCTGTTTCAGTGTCTGTACTAGCCACAGCAGCAAAGGATATGGCTGTCTCAAGAAAAGGGTTTAAAAATTGGAGCAAATACCTGAGTTTCATGTTTGGTTGTTGCTCCTCTTGTTTAGCTTCACAAGCATGGAAGAGTGAGGAAGAATCCGCTCTTCTTCTGATCAAGTTCGGACTCGCCCGGAAGGCGAACAAGCAATCTGGTAGTTGGATTCAATTCCATCCCATAACTCAAGTGTTTGCCAAAAGAAAGGAGGGTTTATCAGCTGCCAAGTCTATAGTTCAAGGGATAAGGAAATCTAGTAGTAACACAATGGCAAACTTGGATCATTTATGGGCATCTGCATTTCTCGTCTTTGGTTTCAAATCCGAACCTCCATTTGTACAACTAAAGGCTGTCGATATGGTCCTATACATAAAAAAGGCTGCCCTCCCTTTGGCGATTCGGGCCTTCACAACATTTTCAAGATGCAACTCAGCACTAGAGTTGCTGAAGGTATGCACAAATGCACTTGAGGAAGTAGAGAAGTCATTTGTATCTCAAATACAAGACTGGTGTGAAGGGTCCTTGTGTTGGAAGAAAAAGTTCCAAGGCTACCAACGGGTTGATGAATACGTGTGGCAAGACGTGACATTGCTAAAAGCTACATTGCTCGAAACTCGAGCAAAACTACTTCTAAGAGGTGGACACTTTGACAGCGCCGAAGAACTATGTAGAACTTGCATTAGTATAAGAACAGTCATGTTGGGGCATAACCATGCCCAAACATTGGCAGCACAAGAAACATTAGCGAAGATCGTTCGGCTTCGGAGCAAGATCTGA